From Pagrus major chromosome 6, Pma_NU_1.0, one genomic window encodes:
- the abraa gene encoding actin-binding Rho-activating protein, translating into MSSGGTTTVSPQEPQAFKRAVRKIKCAAMVANLAKSWQGWANDHSNKQETIPSGWMPSSVEEENKKDHVVKLTVTPRVITADAGDNSGSKIRACSVTKTIQPKRSECSSLDLVNAIRGKMESGPEESKPFLGNESPTRRRHMRALQSAGGVGVIQDRKLMLQDKKLGSRSSSVDTEDSGLGEEVGLSDNGEPKSEQGDIQPKKQSNRPKIKIATTGDIKNRWQQWSVQHMEGQKLNPFSEEFDYDFSMAQRLRKGDSGYGRPKEGSRTAERGDRAQKHIHREMEEMVWIIRDMGFKDKEGRTIITFGRLFDRYVKISDKVVGILLRCRKHKMLDFEGEMLWKGQDDHIIITLRD; encoded by the exons ATGAGCAGCGGTGGGACCACCACAGTTTCACCACAGGAGCCGCAGGCTTTCAAACGAGCGGTGCGGAAGATAAAATGTGCAGCCATGGTGGCCAACTTGGCCAAGAGCTGGCAGGGCTGGGCCAACGATCACAGCAACAAACAGGAAACCATCCCGAGTGGCTGGATGCCTTCATCGGttgaagaggaaaacaaaaaagaccatGTGGTCAAACTTACTGTCACCCCACGTGTCATCACAGCCGACGCCGGCGACAACAGCGGGAGTAAGATCCGAGCCTGTTCTGTGACCAAGACCATCCAGCCCAAACGCAGCGAGTGCAGCAGCCTCGACTTGGTCAACGCCATCCGAGGCAAGATGGAGTCCGGGCCCGAGGAGAGCAAGCCGTTCCTTGGAAATGAGTCGCCAACACGGCGGCGCCACATGAGGGCTCTACAGAGCGCAGGAGGTGTAGGAGTCATCCAAGACAGAAAGCTGATGCTCCAGGACAAGAAGCTGGGGTCAAGGAGCAGCAGTGTTGACACAGAGGACAGCGGGCTGGGAGAGGAGGTCGGGCTCAGTGACAACGGTGAACCGAAATCTGAGCAGGGCGACATCCAGCCCAAGAAACAGAGCAACAGGCCCAAG ATTAAGATTGCCACTACGGGCGACATCAAAAACCGCTGGCAGCAGTGGTCCGTGCAGCACATGGAGGGCCAGAAGCTCAACCCCTTCAGCGAGGAGTTCGACTACGACTTCTCCATGGCCCAGCGCCTCCGCAAGGGCGACTCCGGCTACGGTCGGCCCAAAGAGGGGTCCAGGACGGCGGAGAGGGGCGACAGGGCGCAGAAACACATCCAcagggagatggaggagatggtgTGGATCATCAGAGACATGGGCTTTAAGGACAAAGAGGGGAGGACCATCATAACCTTCGGCCGACTCTTCGATCGCTACGTGAAGATCTCGGACAAGGTGGTGGGCATCCTGCTGCGCTGCCGCAAGCACAAGATGCTGGACTTTGAAGGGGAGATGCTGTGGAAAGGACAGGAcgatcacatcatcatcacgcTGAGGGACTGA